A section of the candidate division WOR-3 bacterium genome encodes:
- a CDS encoding VOC family protein, which produces MFENIDCVELYVSDLDRGIKYYCGLLGLDLLWRAKKSSGLKLPVTRFMSYCRRKEKDECRFSG; this is translated from the coding sequence GTTCGAAAACATCGACTGTGTAGAATTGTACGTGTCGGATCTCGACAGGGGTATTAAATACTATTGCGGACTCTTGGGTTTAGATTTACTCTGGCGAGCCAAGAAATCGTCAGGCTTAAAATTGCCAGTGACGCGCTTTATGTCTTATTGCAGACGGAAAGAAAAGGATGAATGTCGATTTTCGGGTTGA